The genomic interval GGCGGCGGGTTCGGTTTCGGGCCCTACATGCAGGACCAGCTGGATCTCTTCGGCTCCGACGATGTGACGCTGCTGCTCACCCCGGAGTTCGCCCACATCGACCATTTCATGACCCGGCGGCATCGGCGCTTCGTCGAGTTCCCGATCCTGCGCTGGTTGCGGCGCCACGGCAGCTGAGGCTTCCGCGCTGCACACACCAACCGCCGGCCGTGGGGGGGCGGCCGGCGGTAGTTGAGGCTCTCGGTACTAGAGGGAGGAGTGTCTAGGCCACTCGGCGGTTGCGACGACGATTCGGCAGCAAGCGGCTCAGGACGCGGCGAAACCGCTCCCGACGCAGGCTCAACAGCTCGTCGTCGGCAAGGCAGAGGGTGCAACGCTCGTTGGCGTGGAGGTAGATCTTTTTACGAATCATGGCACATGCTCCGAGGGGGAGGCCTTGGTGGCCCTTTGTGTTCCTTATCCTTTTTTTAGCGCTATCTTCGGGGAAGGTCAACCCCCTGGCTCGGTTTCTGGCCTATTTGTTCGTCTGAGGCACAAAGTTTCCGCCCTCGGCCGCCGGTCGGGCTGATCAGGAGGGGCCAATGTCTGATAAGAACAGCGCCATGAGCGACTATCCCTTCGTCCCCTACACCCCGCCCCGGTTGCCCCCGGAGGAAATGCTTCGCCGCGCCGAGGCCTTCTACGCCGAGATGGACAGCCGCCGAAGCGTCCGCCATTTCTCCTCCGATCCGGTGCCCCGGGAGCTCATCGAGCTGGCCATCCGCACCGCTTCCACCGCTCCCTCCGGAGCCCATCGCCAGCCCTGGCGCTTCGTGGCGGTGAGCGATCCGGCGATCAAGAGCGCCATCCGCGAGGCGGCGGAGCACGAGGAGCGCATCAGCTACGAGGAGGGGCGGATGCCGGAGGAATGGCTGCGCGCCGTCGCTCCCATGGGCACCGACTGGCGCAAGCCTTATCTGGAGACGGTGCCGTGGATCGTGGTCGCCTTCGAGGAGCTCTACGGCTTCGAGGAGGACGGCAGCAAGCGCAAGAATTATTACGTCAAGGAGAGCATCGGATTGGCCTGCGGCCTGTTCATCGCCGCCATCCACCGCATGGGGTTGGTGACCTTGACCCACACGCCGAGCCCGATGAAATTCCTCAACGAGGTCCTCGGCCGGCCGCAGAACGAGAAGCCGGTGATCCTCTTCCCCATCGGCTACGCCGCCGAGGACGCCATGGTGCCGGATCTGGAGCGCAAGAGCCTGGAGGAAGTGTCGGTGTGGAATCCGCAGCCGGGCTCAGGCGACGAGTAGGCGAGAGTTCATCACGGACTCCTACCACTCGCTCCCGTCGTAGAGCCCCGCTACCTCCTGGGCGTAGCCGTTGTAGAGCAGCGTCGCCCGCTTCTCCAGAGTGCCGATGTCCTCCTCCACCTCCTGGCTCCAGCGCGGGTGGGGCTTGGACGGGTCGACGTTGGAGAAGAAGCCGTACTCCGGTGGCTGGAGGTCGTTCCAGAAGGTCGGCGGCTGCTCGTCCGTGAGCTCGATGCGAACGATGGATTTGGGGCTCTTGTAGCCGTATTTCCACGGCGTCACCAGCCGCCACGGGGCGCCGTGCTGCATGGGTAGGGCGTGGCCGTAAATGCCCACCGCCACCAGGGTCAGCTCGTGGTAGGCCTCGTCCAGCCGCAGCGCTTCGTAGTACGGCCACGGATAGCGCGTCATCAACTTCTGGCCCGGCAGATTCTCCGGGTCGTGGAACGACACGAAGCGCACATAGCGAGCTTTGGACATCGGTTGGGCCAGCTCCAGCAGCTTGCGCAGGGGATAGCCGGTCCACGGCACCTGCATCGCCCAGCGCTCGACGCAGCGGAAGCGGTACAGCCGCTCCTCCAGCGGAATGCGGGTGAAGAGGTCGTCGAGATCGAGGGTTTGGGGCTTGTGTACCAGGCCGCCGATCTCCACCTTCCAGGGGTCCACCGGATAGCCCTGGGCCAGGCCCCAGACCTTGCCCTTGTTGGTGAGAAATTCGTAGAAGTTGTTATAAGCGGCGGGGACCTCCTCCGGGGTCAGCGGCCGACCGCCGAGGGTGTAGGCTTCGTTGCGCCGGGCCGGAAAGAGGTCGGCGAAGCGCTTGCCCAGCGCCGGGCGTACCATCTTCGCTTCGTTGAGGGCATCCTCGGCGAGGATGCAGCCGGCGCCCTGGGGCAGGGCGAGCCCCAAGGAAGTGAGGCCCAGGGCCTTGAGCACTTGGCGGCGGTTCCAATACGTGCTTTCCGGCGTCGTTTCTCGGGCCGCCCGCCGGTGATCCGGATCCCAGCTCTTCGGACTGCGCAACAAAGTCATGGTGATGCTCCCGGTGATTGCAGAGGACTTCATTATGGCCTACGACCTTGGAGCGCTTTTGGACTGGTCCAGCAGCCCCGGCTTCGCGGAGGTATACTGCGGCGCCGAAGGGAGAAGGCGCTGTGGGCGCTGCTTCCCATCCATCCGATGTTGTTGAAATCCGACCTTGTCCACAATTCCGTTCGAACCAGCCCGTGAAGATCTCCTCACCGTTCCCGCCGCTCAGCATCGTGCTGCCCGCGGCCATGATGGCTGAGTCCTCTTCCGGCTCCGAGGTGTAACTCGTGCAGGTGGTAATTCTCGCCGGCGGCAGCGGCACGCGATTCTGGCCCTTGAGCCGTGCCCACCGCCCCAAGCAGTTGTTGGAGTTGGAGGGCGGCCGCAGTCTGCTGCAGGCCACCATGGATCGCCTGCTGCCGACGGTGGAGCCGGCTCAGGTGTGGATCTGTACTACCGAGATGCTCGCCGACGAGGTGCGCCAGCAGCTGCCGGAGGTGCCGCCGGAGCAGATCCTCTTCGAGCCCGAGGGGCGCAACACCGCCGCCGCCATCGGCTGGTCGGTGCGCTCCATGCCTCAGGAGGCCCGGGAAGGGGTGGTGGCGGTGCTGCCGGCGGATCACCGCATCGCCGATCCGGAGGCCTTCCGCCGCACTCTCGCGGCGGGGGAGAAGGCGGTGGAGGAGCGGGATCTGGTGCTTACCCTGGGCATCGAGCCGCACCGCCCGGAGACCGGCTACGGCTATCTCGAGCTGGGCGAGACCCTCGATGCCGCCACCGGCCTGCGGCGGGTACGGCGCTTCACCGAAAAGCCCGACAGCGCCACCGCCCAACGCTTCCAGGAGTCCGGCAACTATCTGTGGAACGCCGGCATCTTCCTCTTCCGTGGCACCCGCCTGCTGGAGCTGGTGGCGGAGCATCTGCCGGAGCTGGCCCGGGGGCTGGAAGAGATCGCCGAGAAGCCGGCGCGCATCGGCGAGCTCTATCCCCGACTGCCGTCCACCTCCATCGACTTCGGCCTGATGGAGAAGCTCTCCAACATCGCCACCCTGCCCCTGGCCTGCGGCTGGAGCGACCTGGGCTCTTGGGAAGCGCTGGCGGAAGTCTTGCCGCCGGACGAGCACGGCAACGTGCATCTGGGGGACGCTCTGGCCTTCGACGCTCGGGACAATCTGCTGGTGGCGGACGGCGGTACGGTGGCGGTGCTGGGGGTGGAAGGGCTGGTGGTGGTGCGCACCGACGACGCCGTTCTGGTGCTGCCCCGGGAGCGTTCCCAGGACGTTCGCTCCATCGTCCAGCAGCTCAAGGAGCAGCGCCGGACGCGTCTGCTGTGATCTCCCCGCTGTTGATAGACCCGTGAGACGCCCATGATTCAACCCGTGCTCATCGCCGCCGGCTCCGAGGATCTCACCCTGCGGGATCTCGACGCCCCCGTCGACCTCGACGCCCTACTCCCCGGCACCGGTCCCTGGGAGGTGGAGATCGGCTTCGGTAAGGGGCGCTACCTTCTGCGCCGCTCCCGGGCGGAGCCGGAGGGCCGCTTCCTGGGCATCGAGGTGGTGTCCAAATACTGCCGCCTGCTGGTGGATCGGGGGCGCCGCCACGGGGTGGAGAATCTGGTGGGGATCCGCGGCGAGGCCATCTACTTGATGTCGGCGGTGCTGCCCCGGCGCTTCGCCCAAACGGTGCACGTCTACTTCCCCGACCCGTGGCCCAAGACCCGCCATCACAAACGCCGCCTCTTCGATCCGGAGCGTCTCGATCTGCTCCTCGACCTCCTGCTCCCCGGCGGCCAGCTGGTCTTCGCCAGCGATTTCCTCGAATACGGCGGCGGCGTCCGCGAGCTGCTCCACGAGCATCCGGCGCTGGAGGTCACCGAGATCAACGAGGTCTGGCCCGATGGCGCGCGCACCAACTACGAGGCCAAATACATCGAAGAAGGCCGCCCCATCATCCGCCTCGAGGCGCGCCTCCGCCCCGACGCCGAGCCCCCCTTCTTCCACCCCCGCGGTGCCGCGGGCATTCTCGCGGCGACCTCGGTGCGGGAAGAGGATTGAGCAGGGTTGAGCTTCTCCGCGCCCTGCTAAGATGCCTTCATCGCGCCCCGGGGAAGCCCGCTGCGCTCCAAGCTCATGAGATCCCTACGCCATCTGCTGCCCTACTTCGGGCGCTATCGGAGCCGCCTGTTCTGGGGCATGCTCTGCGTTTTGGGCATGTCCATCTTGGGCCTCGCTTCGCCCTGGGTGGTGGGGGATGCGGTGGACGTGTTGCGGGAGGAAGTCTCCACCCAGACCCTTCTCTTCTACGGCGGTCTCCTGCTGCTCATCGCCGTCGTCCAGGGGCTGTTCAGCTACGGCCAGCGGATGATTCTGGTGGTCATGAGCCGCAACATCGAGCGCGACCTGCGGGACGACTTCTTCCACCACCTGCTCTCCATGGCGCCGAGCTTCTACGGCAAGCGCTACACCGGCGATCTCATGGCCCGGGCCACCAACGACCTGGAGGCGGTGCGCCAGGTCAGCGGGCCGGCCATCATGTACAGCGCCAACACCGTCTTTACCGGCGTAGGGGCACTGATCTTGATGGCCTCCATCCACGGTCCGCTAACCCTGGTGGCGGTGATCACCACGCCGCTGGTGGCGGTGGCCACGCGGGAGTTCGGCTCGCGCATCCATCACCACTTCCAGCAGGTGCAGGAGCAATATTCGGACCTTTCCACCAAGGTGCAGGAGAACCTCTCCGGCGCCCGGGTGGTGCGCGCTTACGTCCAGGAAGGGCACGAGGAAGATGCCTTCCGCCGCCTCAATCAGGGGTACGTGGAGCGCAACCGCCGGCTGATTCTGTGGTCCGCCGCCTTCCGCCCCATGCTCCACTTGCTCATCGGTGTCGGCTACGTGGCGGTGCTGTGCTACGGCGGTGTGCTCACCTATCAGGGGCAGATGACCGTCGGCGACCTGGTCAAATTCAACCTGCTGCTGGGGCGCCTGGCCTGGCCCATGATCGCCGTCGGCTGGGTGGTCAACCTGATCCAGCGCGCCGCCGCCTCCATGAATCGTCTCAAGAGCGTCATCGACACCCCGCCGGCCATCGCCGACGAAGAGCCCCTGGTGACGGTGGAGAGCGTGCGCGGCGACCTCGCCTTCCGCCAAATGAGCTTCGCCTACGACGGGGAGGAGCCGGTGCTCCACGACATCGACTTCGCCGTGCCGGCGGGTACCACCGTCGCCCTGGTGGGGCGTACCGGCTCCGGCAAGAGCACCCTGCTTTCCCTCATCCCGCGGCTGATCAATCCGCCGGAGAACACCGTCTTCATCGACGGCATCGACCTGCGCCGGCTGCCCCTGGCGGCGCTGCGCTCGAGCATCGGCATGGTGCCCCAGGAGACCTTCCTCTTCTCCGAGACGGTGGCGGAGAATATCCGCCTGGGCGTCCCCGATGCGACGCCGGAGCAGGTCAAGCGAGCGGCGGAGCTGGCGGGCCTCGGGCAGGATTTGGAGGGCTTCCCCCAGGGCCTGGAAACCGTGGTGGGGGAGCGCGGCATCACCTTGAGCGGCGGCCAGAAGCAGCGGGTGGCCCTGGCGAGGGCGCTGCTGCGGGAGCCGTCCATTCTGCTCCTCGACGACAGCCTGTCGGCGGTGGACACCCGCACCGAGGAGAAAATTCTCCACAACCTGCGG from Acidobacteriota bacterium carries:
- a CDS encoding mannose-1-phosphate guanylyltransferase translates to MQVVILAGGSGTRFWPLSRAHRPKQLLELEGGRSLLQATMDRLLPTVEPAQVWICTTEMLADEVRQQLPEVPPEQILFEPEGRNTAAAIGWSVRSMPQEAREGVVAVLPADHRIADPEAFRRTLAAGEKAVEERDLVLTLGIEPHRPETGYGYLELGETLDAATGLRRVRRFTEKPDSATAQRFQESGNYLWNAGIFLFRGTRLLELVAEHLPELARGLEEIAEKPARIGELYPRLPSTSIDFGLMEKLSNIATLPLACGWSDLGSWEALAEVLPPDEHGNVHLGDALAFDARDNLLVADGGTVAVLGVEGLVVVRTDDAVLVLPRERSQDVRSIVQQLKEQRRTRLL
- a CDS encoding ABC transporter ATP-binding protein, which produces MRSLRHLLPYFGRYRSRLFWGMLCVLGMSILGLASPWVVGDAVDVLREEVSTQTLLFYGGLLLLIAVVQGLFSYGQRMILVVMSRNIERDLRDDFFHHLLSMAPSFYGKRYTGDLMARATNDLEAVRQVSGPAIMYSANTVFTGVGALILMASIHGPLTLVAVITTPLVAVATREFGSRIHHHFQQVQEQYSDLSTKVQENLSGARVVRAYVQEGHEEDAFRRLNQGYVERNRRLILWSAAFRPMLHLLIGVGYVAVLCYGGVLTYQGQMTVGDLVKFNLLLGRLAWPMIAVGWVVNLIQRAAASMNRLKSVIDTPPAIADEEPLVTVESVRGDLAFRQMSFAYDGEEPVLHDIDFAVPAGTTVALVGRTGSGKSTLLSLIPRLINPPENTVFIDGIDLRRLPLAALRSSIGMVPQETFLFSETVAENIRLGVPDATPEQVKRAAELAGLGQDLEGFPQGLETVVGERGITLSGGQKQRVALARALLREPSILLLDDSLSAVDTRTEEKILHNLREVFPGRTVVLVSHRISTVREADLILVLEDGRITQRGTHEELVAQEGLYAELHERQQLEEALAAV
- the msrP gene encoding protein-methionine-sulfoxide reductase catalytic subunit MsrP produces the protein MKSSAITGSITMTLLRSPKSWDPDHRRAARETTPESTYWNRRQVLKALGLTSLGLALPQGAGCILAEDALNEAKMVRPALGKRFADLFPARRNEAYTLGGRPLTPEEVPAAYNNFYEFLTNKGKVWGLAQGYPVDPWKVEIGGLVHKPQTLDLDDLFTRIPLEERLYRFRCVERWAMQVPWTGYPLRKLLELAQPMSKARYVRFVSFHDPENLPGQKLMTRYPWPYYEALRLDEAYHELTLVAVGIYGHALPMQHGAPWRLVTPWKYGYKSPKSIVRIELTDEQPPTFWNDLQPPEYGFFSNVDPSKPHPRWSQEVEEDIGTLEKRATLLYNGYAQEVAGLYDGSEW
- a CDS encoding nitroreductase family protein → MSDKNSAMSDYPFVPYTPPRLPPEEMLRRAEAFYAEMDSRRSVRHFSSDPVPRELIELAIRTASTAPSGAHRQPWRFVAVSDPAIKSAIREAAEHEERISYEEGRMPEEWLRAVAPMGTDWRKPYLETVPWIVVAFEELYGFEEDGSKRKNYYVKESIGLACGLFIAAIHRMGLVTLTHTPSPMKFLNEVLGRPQNEKPVILFPIGYAAEDAMVPDLERKSLEEVSVWNPQPGSGDE